The Deltaproteobacteria bacterium genome window below encodes:
- a CDS encoding ATP-binding cassette domain-containing protein, translating to MIQVTSVHKTLGSKPVLKDLSFTINPHEIVGFLGPNGAGKTTTMRILTGFYLPDSGKVEIEGYNLEGQTLEVKKNIGYLPENNPLWEDLEVAESLELLGNLHQLSPARITSQKKNLIERCALGNVLGKKVQELSKGYRQRLGLALALIHDPKVLILDEPSTGLDPHQIIEIRSLIKELGKEKTVLLSSHILPEVQALCSRVLVLHQGSIVASGSPEELAHKAQGVLKLKLKIEGNKADIEHSLLQKFPVKELKHLSSEENWHRYEMSVSPFENLGENIFNLVLEKGWKLSELGFEENSLEDIFLSLTASPLPLNHL from the coding sequence TTGATTCAAGTCACTTCCGTTCACAAAACGCTAGGCTCCAAGCCCGTCTTAAAGGATCTTTCGTTCACCATCAATCCCCATGAAATTGTGGGCTTCCTGGGGCCCAACGGTGCCGGCAAAACCACCACCATGCGCATTTTAACGGGGTTTTATCTGCCGGATTCTGGAAAAGTGGAAATTGAAGGTTACAATCTGGAAGGACAAACTCTCGAAGTAAAAAAAAACATCGGTTACCTTCCCGAAAACAATCCCCTTTGGGAAGATCTTGAAGTCGCTGAATCCTTGGAACTTCTGGGGAACTTGCATCAATTGAGTCCTGCAAGAATTACTTCTCAAAAGAAAAATCTCATTGAGCGTTGTGCACTCGGCAATGTGCTGGGCAAAAAAGTACAGGAACTCTCCAAAGGCTATAGACAACGCCTGGGGCTGGCCCTGGCACTGATCCACGATCCCAAGGTCCTTATTCTGGATGAACCCAGTACGGGCTTGGATCCTCATCAGATCATTGAAATTCGCTCTCTCATCAAGGAGCTGGGAAAAGAAAAAACCGTTCTACTTTCCAGTCATATTCTTCCCGAGGTACAAGCCCTCTGCTCTCGGGTGTTAGTACTGCATCAGGGCAGCATCGTCGCCTCGGGAAGCCCGGAAGAGCTTGCTCATAAGGCACAGGGCGTTCTGAAACTAAAACTCAAAATTGAAGGAAATAAGGCAGACATTGAGCACAGTTTATTGCAAAAATTTCCTGTAAAAGAATTGAAACATCTCTCTTCCGAAGAAAACTGGCATCGCTATGAAATGAGTGTGAGCCCCTTTGAAAACTTGGGGGAAAATATATTTAATCTCGTTTTGGAAAAAGGCTGGAAACTTTCAGAACTGGGCTTTGAAGAAAATTCTCTGGAGGACATTTTTCTGAGTTTAACCGCTTCCCCTCTCCCCTTAAATCACCTATGA
- a CDS encoding Gldg family protein, translated as MNPILTLTQKELKSSFRSAAAYVFLASFLILTHWVFFRTFFINGQASLRSYFQFAPWALLFFIAAISMGKWSDEKRQGTHEILLTLPLSENSLILAKFLSGALFLLLSLILSLPLLFTCSFLGKLDWGQSLAMYLGLYLLSLSFLSWGLLCSALSKNSMVSFILCAMAAFFFYILGDPFILSSAPPMLISTLSSISLQTHYANLARGVLSLKSLIYFLSFIFSALLLNRFVVGNLKKKSSLVLTVLILAIVVTFNLIASKSSLRFDFTQEKRYSLSSSTEKILKNLNDKVVLKLYLSKELPPALTQVREDIWNTLSEYQNLSGHKISIQEMDPATDPEEEKKINQLGIPPVQLSVIEKDTRALKKIYLGLGIFYEDKKEMFPVLSEASNLEYQLSSALLKLTSKKLKKIGIVVDDKDLFAKQYAILKESLEKTYELQLLISNQDWDLKNFSSLLLLSPQGLNEKNISSLEEYYHQGGHLIALVNRVEVNTELETRKTPSNLFELLSKLGIQINEDLVLDASNAPAAFASGNMQYQIAYPFWVKVTPENLDKKNPITANLQSLVLPWTSSLQGGSQVLAKSSLESSLQKSPFILQPQAVAQIPLQAQNNNTLIALLQKENASLLVVGSSRFMEDDFLRMFEDNLNFFLNAVDWMSLGEDLIHIRAKTLVDRPLKLLSENEKNWIKVLNTYGMAFVVIVLGLFYNYRRNKSLQNLSQQI; from the coding sequence ATGAATCCCATACTCACCCTCACCCAAAAAGAACTCAAAAGCAGCTTTCGCTCGGCCGCAGCCTATGTCTTTCTCGCTTCTTTTCTCATCCTCACGCACTGGGTATTTTTTAGAACTTTTTTTATCAATGGCCAAGCCAGCTTGAGAAGCTACTTTCAGTTTGCCCCTTGGGCCCTGCTCTTTTTTATTGCGGCCATTTCGATGGGAAAATGGTCGGACGAAAAGCGCCAAGGCACTCACGAAATTTTACTCACGCTTCCCCTCTCAGAAAACAGCTTGATCCTGGCCAAATTTTTATCCGGGGCCTTGTTTCTACTCTTAAGTCTGATACTCAGCCTTCCCCTGCTTTTCACTTGTTCTTTTTTAGGAAAGCTCGACTGGGGGCAAAGTCTGGCGATGTATTTGGGGCTCTATCTGCTTTCGCTTTCGTTTTTGTCCTGGGGCCTGCTCTGCTCTGCCCTTTCAAAAAATTCCATGGTCTCTTTCATTTTGTGCGCAATGGCAGCTTTCTTTTTTTACATCCTGGGAGACCCGTTCATCTTAAGTTCGGCGCCTCCAATGCTGATTTCCACACTCAGCAGTATCAGTCTGCAGACCCATTACGCCAATCTGGCCCGCGGAGTGCTGAGCCTGAAAAGTTTGATTTATTTTCTGAGTTTTATTTTTAGCGCCTTGCTCTTGAATCGTTTTGTGGTGGGAAATCTGAAAAAAAAATCTTCTCTGGTCCTCACTGTTTTGATCCTGGCCATTGTCGTGACCTTCAATCTCATTGCCTCCAAAAGCAGTCTTCGCTTCGATTTCACCCAAGAGAAGCGCTATAGCTTGTCGAGCTCCACCGAAAAAATTTTAAAAAATTTAAACGACAAGGTCGTCCTCAAACTCTATCTCTCCAAAGAACTCCCGCCAGCCCTCACCCAGGTGCGGGAAGACATTTGGAACACCTTGTCGGAATATCAAAATCTCTCCGGACATAAAATTTCCATCCAGGAAATGGATCCGGCTACAGATCCTGAAGAAGAAAAAAAGATCAATCAACTGGGCATCCCGCCCGTCCAACTCTCTGTGATTGAGAAAGACACACGAGCCTTAAAGAAAATTTATTTAGGCCTGGGAATTTTCTACGAAGATAAAAAAGAAATGTTTCCGGTACTCAGCGAAGCCAGCAATCTGGAATATCAGCTGAGCTCTGCTCTTCTGAAACTGACCAGCAAAAAATTGAAAAAAATTGGAATTGTGGTCGATGATAAAGATCTATTTGCCAAACAATACGCCATCCTCAAAGAAAGTCTGGAAAAAACTTATGAACTTCAACTTTTAATTTCAAACCAGGATTGGGATCTCAAAAATTTTAGTTCTCTTCTTTTACTCTCACCCCAAGGCTTGAATGAGAAAAATATCTCTTCGCTCGAAGAATATTATCATCAAGGCGGACACCTGATCGCCTTGGTGAATCGAGTCGAGGTGAATACTGAGCTCGAGACCAGAAAAACTCCGAGCAATTTATTCGAGCTGCTTTCAAAACTGGGGATTCAGATCAACGAAGATCTGGTCTTGGATGCAAGCAATGCCCCCGCAGCATTCGCTTCTGGCAACATGCAATATCAAATCGCCTATCCCTTTTGGGTAAAAGTCACTCCCGAGAACTTGGACAAAAAAAATCCCATCACCGCTAACCTGCAGTCGCTGGTATTGCCCTGGACTTCTTCCCTTCAAGGGGGCTCTCAAGTCTTGGCGAAATCTTCGCTAGAAAGCAGCCTTCAAAAATCGCCCTTTATTCTTCAGCCTCAAGCCGTTGCCCAAATCCCCTTACAGGCCCAAAACAACAATACCCTGATCGCCTTGCTACAAAAGGAAAATGCCTCGCTGCTCGTGGTGGGCTCCAGCCGTTTTATGGAAGACGATTTTTTAAGGATGTTCGAAGACAATTTGAACTTCTTTCTCAATGCCGTGGATTGGATGAGCCTGGGAGAGGATCTGATTCATATTCGCGCCAAAACCTTGGTAGACAGGCCTCTCAAGCTGCTGTCAGAAAATGAAAAAAATTGGATTAAGGTTTTGAATACCTATGGAATGGCTTTCGTCGTGATTGTTTTGGGATTGTTTTATAATTATCGAAGGAATAAATCGCTGCAAAACTTATCTCAGCAAATTTGA
- a CDS encoding tetratricopeptide repeat protein: MDNSTELFKEGVQAFEKKDYVRAEKCFVALLKKNKNYADVYNRMGVIYHSRGEFTPAIEAFEKAIKINPNYTEALLNLTVLYNDLGQYKKASALYKRVFPATSKRKKEKMDPFIKNKIANKHAELGDIYAGIGLHPESIVQYETALKLRPQFLDIKLKWALSLREERKHTQAIQILSQILKSNPRFHQARVQLGVTYFAQGEKKKAIDAWKAVLKAHPNDESAKMYLKLADEPQSTKAKTK, encoded by the coding sequence ATGGATAATAGTACGGAACTTTTCAAAGAAGGGGTCCAGGCATTTGAGAAAAAGGACTACGTGCGAGCTGAAAAATGCTTTGTGGCTCTCCTGAAAAAAAATAAAAATTATGCAGACGTTTATAACCGTATGGGAGTCATTTACCATTCCCGGGGAGAATTCACTCCGGCCATTGAAGCCTTTGAAAAGGCCATCAAGATCAATCCCAATTACACCGAAGCCTTGCTGAATTTGACCGTACTCTACAACGATTTGGGCCAATACAAGAAGGCCTCTGCCCTTTATAAAAGGGTGTTTCCAGCCACTTCCAAGCGCAAAAAAGAGAAGATGGATCCCTTTATCAAAAATAAGATTGCCAATAAACATGCAGAGCTGGGCGATATCTACGCGGGCATCGGATTACATCCCGAATCTATTGTACAATACGAAACAGCCTTGAAGTTAAGGCCCCAGTTTTTGGACATCAAACTCAAGTGGGCACTCAGCTTGCGTGAGGAACGGAAGCATACCCAGGCCATCCAGATTTTAAGCCAAATTCTAAAATCCAACCCCCGCTTTCATCAGGCGCGTGTCCAATTGGGCGTCACCTACTTCGCACAAGGCGAAAAGAAAAAGGCAATTGATGCCTGGAAGGCTGTACTCAAGGCGCATCCCAACGATGAATCGGCAAAGATGTATTTGAAATTGGCGGATGAACCGCAATCGACCAAAGCAAAAACAAAGTAG